From Plasmodium brasilianum strain Bolivian I chromosome 7, whole genome shotgun sequence, the proteins below share one genomic window:
- a CDS encoding phosphatidylinositol N-acetylglucosaminyltransferase, with protein sequence MLCVNHQIIVVFFLLLAYYCIDKNITSHKFIYVINIIIIILKEILIYETHRSLNSKKKKKRKGKKDSKKILSPVLISLTQTHSDDTVYLVSLLLLLTHLMFHNYGFIYEKNENIDIFDATSLSCVVIASVILGSRLSSILQLKNINYYNYVLFPLLLLILSLFIWSISVSLFYISLIGKLEGPWDICGVPSTKNRN encoded by the exons ATGCTTTGCGTGAATCATCAAATAATCGTTGTATTCTTTCTCTTACTAGCCTATTATTGCATAGACAAAAATATTACGTCACACAA atttatatatgtgatcAACATCATCATTATAATTCTGAaggaaatattaatttacgAAACGCATAGATCGTTGAatagtaagaaaaaaaaaaaaagaaaaggaaagaaagaTAGTAAAAAA ATATTATCTCCCGTGCTAATTAGTTTAACCCAAACTCATAGTGACGATACGGTTTATCTGGTCTCTctat tACTCCTGTTAACGCACCTGATGTTTCATAACTATGGTTTTATATACGA GAAGAATGAAAATATAGACATTTTTGATGCGACGTCCTTAAGCTGTGTTGTTATTGCAAGTGTGATATTAGGCTCTCGTTTATCCTCAATTCTGCAG ctaaaaaatattaattattacaattatgtCTTATTTCCTCTTctcttattaattttatcctTGTTTATATGGAGTATATCTGTTAGCCTGTTTTATATTAGCTTGATCGG aaaattagAAGGGCCTTGGGATATTTGTGGTGTACCCTCAACAAAAAATAGGAACTGA